TGCGCAGAATTGCGGCGCGGGCCGAAGCTTTGCGTGCCAGGTCGTCCTTGCCCAGGGCGGTGTAGACCTGGGCCAGCAATTCCTGGACGCCGGCATTCCCGGGCGTGATCTGCGCCGCCGCCGTGAGCTGGGTGAGCGCGTCGGCGGGGCGCTGGCCCTGGAGAAAGACGCGGGCCAGTTCCATCCTGCCCTCGACGTTCTTCGGCTCGAGAAAAACCGCCGCCTCAAACTGGTCCTGCGCGGCCTTCAGGTTTCCCATTTGCAGATAGATCCGGCCCAGAAGCTGGCGTGCAGGGAACTGGCCGGGAGTGAGGCGGAGGCTGTCTTCGAGGGCCTCGCCGGCGGCGGCGAGTTTGCCTGACTTCTCCAGCGCCTGGCCGTGGTAGAGGGCGGCGGCGGAATCCTGCGGGCGCAGCGCCCGAGCTTCGGCCAGATAGCCGGCCGCCTTCTCGTAGTTCCCTTCCTTGAGCTCGATCTGGCCAAGCTGCAACCGGGCCACGGCCGACTTCGGATCCGCCTCCACCACCTTCTGCAGCGCGGTGCGCGCCTCCGCGGGCCGGCCCTCCTCGTCGGCCAACATGGCGCTGTGCAGCAGGTTTTGCAGCACGATCTTGTCCTTGGGATCGGGCAGGAGCGAGGGCTCGGGGACGGCGGTGGAGCCGGGGTCGGTGCCCAGGTAGCCGAGCGCCTTCAGCTCCTGGAGGGTCAGGGGATTCACGGCGCCGGCTGCGGGCGGCTGGGACTGCGGCGCGCGAGAGCGGATCTCGGCCAGTTGCGCGCGCAGTTTCTGTACTCGCTCGTTCCAGGGCTCGTAGAGGTTGCGGAGTTCGCCCGCGTCGGCGCGCAGGTCGTAGAACTCCGGACGCGGAGCCTCGATGAACTTGTATCCGCCGGCGCGCAGGGAGCGCAGCGGCGCCCATCCGAAGCGCAGCGGGTAGTCGGTCTCGCCGGGCGCGAGGCGCTCGGCTTCCTTCCGCCCCTCCCAAAGCGGCTGCAGCGGCTCGCCGTCGAACTCCGCGCTGGCGGGAAAGCCGACCAGGTCGAGGACGGTGGGCAGAATGTCCGTGGTGCGCACCTGATTGCCCAGTTCCTCGCCCGCGCTCTGGCCGCCCGGCAGCTTGACGATCAACGGGACGTGCAGCGTGGAGTCGTAAAGGAAGATGCCGTGGGTCTCCTCCTGATGCTCGCCCAGACCCTCGCCGTGGTCGCCGACCACGATGATGAGCGCGTCGCGGTACCAGCCGTTGCGGTCGAGGAAGCTGAGGAACTGGCCGAGGGCGGAATCGGCGTAGGCGATCTCGCCGTCATAGGGACGGCCACGGTACTGGGCGTCAAACGGCGGGGGCGGCTCGTAGGGGTCATGCGGATCGTAAAGGTGTACCCAGACGAAGCGCGGGCCGGTGCGGTGGGTGGTGAGCCAGCGCTGGGCGCGG
The Terriglobales bacterium genome window above contains:
- a CDS encoding sulfatase-like hydrolase/transferase — encoded protein: MRLRGQLLLILLLLPAAALAAQPSSAPDVFLITIDTLRADHVGCYGDSSIRTPALDRLCREGIRFSRAFTPSPITNTSHASILTGLNPSRHGVTDFGVPLAASHRTLAELLKTKGYHTAAFIGAVILDSNGLAPGLDRGFDFYDNFPANAPAASHWGRVERRGGDVVRRAQRWLTTHRTGPRFVWVHLYDPHDPYEPPPPFDAQYRGRPYDGEIAYADSALGQFLSFLDRNGWYRDALIIVVGDHGEGLGEHQEETHGIFLYDSTLHVPLIVKLPGGQSAGEELGNQVRTTDILPTVLDLVGFPASAEFDGEPLQPLWEGRKEAERLAPGETDYPLRFGWAPLRSLRAGGYKFIEAPRPEFYDLRADAGELRNLYEPWNERVQKLRAQLAEIRSRAPQSQPPAAGAVNPLTLQELKALGYLGTDPGSTAVPEPSLLPDPKDKIVLQNLLHSAMLADEEGRPAEARTALQKVVEADPKSAVARLQLGQIELKEGNYEKAAGYLAEARALRPQDSAAALYHGQALEKSGKLAAAGEALEDSLRLTPGQFPARQLLGRIYLQMGNLKAAQDQFEAAVFLEPKNVEGRMELARVFLQGQRPADALTQLTAAAQITPGNAGVQELLAQVYTALGKDDLARKASARAAILRKKKAP